The following coding sequences are from one Salvia hispanica cultivar TCC Black 2014 chromosome 3, UniMelb_Shisp_WGS_1.0, whole genome shotgun sequence window:
- the LOC125216408 gene encoding phosphatidylinositol glycan anchor biosynthesis class U protein-like isoform X2: MGRLCCSRFLGLLLLKKLEGYLVNCYADFISAILIRATGTSLVRSHLHNWKALGLDKLFKGDEAVPSGDVAALVYLWNPFTIVSCIGFNTSAIENMFVVMSLYGASAGLVPLAAFGWVVSSHLSLYPIVLVIPVVFLLGYGLDAPPRKLFAQSNLKGGEKRSADHAELKSLNDKFSKTNFSWWRVVIFFFWAFVWTSYVLIMCAISMKEYGGLGEMFKRTYGFILAIEDLSPNIGVLWYFFAEVFDFFRNFFLIVFHVNILFMILPLAIRLNHRPCFLAFLYLAVSSMLKSYPSVGDSALYLSLLVLFVNELEEMQFTFFLFCGYVGISLLSPVMHNLWIWRGTGNANFYFATAIGYACFQIILVVESVSAMLNHDRKIRKLCNKV, from the exons ATGGGTCGCCTTTGTTGCTCTCGATTCTTGGGCCTCTTACTGTTAAAAA AATTGGAGGGCTATCTAGTGAACTGTTATGCAG ATTTTATCAGCGCAATCCTTATTCGTGCAACTGGGACCAGTCTTGTAAGATCACATCTTCACAATTGGAAAGCATTGGGCCTTGATAAGCTGTTCAAAGGCGATG aGGCTGTGCCATCTGGTGATGTTGCTGCCCTTGTGTATTTGTGGAACCCTTTCACAATCGTCTCTTGCATTGGTTTCAATACTTCAGCTATAGAAAATATGTTTGTTGTCATGTCACTTTATGGAGCATCTGCAG GATTAGTACCATTGGCAGCTTTTGGGTGGGTTGTATCATCACATTTGTCTCTGTATCCCATAGTTCTAGTGATTCCG GTGGTTTTTTTGTTGGGTTATGGTCTTGATGCACCCCCAAGAAAACTTTTTGCGCAGAGTAATCTAAAAGGTGGAGAAAAGAGATCAGCCGATCATGCTGAACTCAAGTCACTGAATGATAAATTCTCTAAAACAAATTTCTCTTGGTGGAGAGTtgtcatcttcttcttctgggCATTTGTATGGACTTCCTATGTGTTAATTATGTGTGCCATCTCTATGAAAGAGTATGGTGGTCTTGGGGAGATGTTTAAGAG GACATATGGATTTATTCTTGCCATTGAGGATTTGTCTCCAAATATTGGTGTCTTATG GTACTTCTTTGCGGAagtgtttgattttttcaGGAATTTTTTCCTGATAGTTTTTCATGTGAACATCCTATTCATGATATTGCCGTTAGCTATACGGCTAAATCACAGGCCATGTTTTTTGGCTTTTCTTTACTTGGCAGTCTCTTCAATGCTAAAATCTTATCCATCG GTTGGGGACTCGGCTTTATATTTGAGTTTACTGGTGCTATTTGTTAATGAGTTAGAAG AGATGCAGTTTACGTTCTTCCTCTTTTGTGGATATGTTGGGATCTCTCTTCTCAGCCCTGTAATGCACAACCTATGGATTTGGAGG GGGACTGGGAATGCAAACTTTTACTTTGCGACTGCAATCGGATATGCTTGTTTCCAG ATCATTCTGGTAGTTGAGAGTGTGAGTGCTATGTTAAACCATGACAGGAAGATCAGAAAGTTATGCAACAAGGTTTAA
- the LOC125216408 gene encoding phosphatidylinositol glycan anchor biosynthesis class U protein-like isoform X1 has translation MEDRSTTGSWRNKLGFWKWAIASVLFRLILTYFSKNLNLSSRPEVSTPLTSLRRLAEGYWLKQLSMSPYSGSMYHGSPLLLSILGPLTVKKIGGLSSELLCSLVSVVADFISAILIRATGTSLVRSHLHNWKALGLDKLFKGDEAVPSGDVAALVYLWNPFTIVSCIGFNTSAIENMFVVMSLYGASAGLVPLAAFGWVVSSHLSLYPIVLVIPVVFLLGYGLDAPPRKLFAQSNLKGGEKRSADHAELKSLNDKFSKTNFSWWRVVIFFFWAFVWTSYVLIMCAISMKEYGGLGEMFKRTYGFILAIEDLSPNIGVLWYFFAEVFDFFRNFFLIVFHVNILFMILPLAIRLNHRPCFLAFLYLAVSSMLKSYPSVGDSALYLSLLVLFVNELEEMQFTFFLFCGYVGISLLSPVMHNLWIWRGTGNANFYFATAIGYACFQIILVVESVSAMLNHDRKIRKLCNKV, from the exons ATGGAGGACAGAAGCACAACTGGAAGTTGGAGAaacaaattagggttttggaaatGGGCGATTGCTTCTGTATTATTCAGACtaattttaacttatttttccaaaaatctcaacctctCTTCACGCCCCGAAGTCTCCACTCCGCTCACCAGCCTCCGCCGCC TGGCGGAAGGCTACTGGCTAAAGCAATTGTCAATGTCTCCTTATTCTG GTTCAATGTACCATGGGTCGCCTTTGTTGCTCTCGATTCTTGGGCCTCTTACTGTTAAAAA AATTGGAGGGCTATCTAGTGAACTGTTATGCAG TCTGGTTTCTGTGGTTGCAGATTTTATCAGCGCAATCCTTATTCGTGCAACTGGGACCAGTCTTGTAAGATCACATCTTCACAATTGGAAAGCATTGGGCCTTGATAAGCTGTTCAAAGGCGATG aGGCTGTGCCATCTGGTGATGTTGCTGCCCTTGTGTATTTGTGGAACCCTTTCACAATCGTCTCTTGCATTGGTTTCAATACTTCAGCTATAGAAAATATGTTTGTTGTCATGTCACTTTATGGAGCATCTGCAG GATTAGTACCATTGGCAGCTTTTGGGTGGGTTGTATCATCACATTTGTCTCTGTATCCCATAGTTCTAGTGATTCCG GTGGTTTTTTTGTTGGGTTATGGTCTTGATGCACCCCCAAGAAAACTTTTTGCGCAGAGTAATCTAAAAGGTGGAGAAAAGAGATCAGCCGATCATGCTGAACTCAAGTCACTGAATGATAAATTCTCTAAAACAAATTTCTCTTGGTGGAGAGTtgtcatcttcttcttctgggCATTTGTATGGACTTCCTATGTGTTAATTATGTGTGCCATCTCTATGAAAGAGTATGGTGGTCTTGGGGAGATGTTTAAGAG GACATATGGATTTATTCTTGCCATTGAGGATTTGTCTCCAAATATTGGTGTCTTATG GTACTTCTTTGCGGAagtgtttgattttttcaGGAATTTTTTCCTGATAGTTTTTCATGTGAACATCCTATTCATGATATTGCCGTTAGCTATACGGCTAAATCACAGGCCATGTTTTTTGGCTTTTCTTTACTTGGCAGTCTCTTCAATGCTAAAATCTTATCCATCG GTTGGGGACTCGGCTTTATATTTGAGTTTACTGGTGCTATTTGTTAATGAGTTAGAAG AGATGCAGTTTACGTTCTTCCTCTTTTGTGGATATGTTGGGATCTCTCTTCTCAGCCCTGTAATGCACAACCTATGGATTTGGAGG GGGACTGGGAATGCAAACTTTTACTTTGCGACTGCAATCGGATATGCTTGTTTCCAG ATCATTCTGGTAGTTGAGAGTGTGAGTGCTATGTTAAACCATGACAGGAAGATCAGAAAGTTATGCAACAAGGTTTAA
- the LOC125213407 gene encoding scarecrow-like protein 28, translating to MLAGCSSTLLSPRHRLRSEASAQFQACHIPAMSTQRLDLPCSFGRKEASRPQPVRQVGISVDKGIESKSSLRQNIKLPPVAAERGGEFWGRSKKRYAATDEGSTYMGRVKKRKSGNGESVEESGQFMSSDDYWLHVATPQVPFSLSCSGEERDERGCFDPPPLPPLSNIPWFDSVVTEVTDSGMSKDVHPHREVSASGSSSTSSGSHSLALGLGSSNPTLEREAAGNGSSSRNPSEVVAGHNGSSQREHECVELINLVVACVEQIGSKNIAAVSHCLARLGELASPRGSPLHRLIAYFTEALALRVARLWPQVFHITPPRELEHVDDDALRVLNQVSPITKFVHFTCNEILLRALEGKDRVHIIDFDIKQGLQWPSLFQSLASRASPPSHVRITGIGESKQELMETGDRLAGFAEAFNLPFQFHPVVDRLEDVRLWMLHVKEKETVVANCVFQLHKMLYEGSALREFLGLIRSSNAQVVVMAEQEAAHNEATLDARLFNSLKYYSAVFDSIDSSLPLESPARMKMEEMFGREIRNIIGCEGRQRFERHEKFDKWQQLMEQGGFRCVGVSERELLQGQMMLKMYSSNHNYRVEVQQGSSSSLSLTLSWSDQPLYAVSAWAPVNGGGGSSSLLPR from the coding sequence ATGTTGGCTGGTTGTTCTTCTACATTGTTGTCACCAAGGCATAGATTGAGGAGTGAAGCATCTGCACAGTTTCAAGCTTGCCATATCCCTGCCATGAGCACACAGAGGTTGGATTTGCCATGTAGCTTCGGGCGGAAAGAAGCGTCACGGCCACAGCCAGTTAGGCAGGTTGGGATTTCAGTTGATAAGGGTATTGAGTCCAAGAGTTCTCTGAGGCAGAACATCAAGCTCCCTCCTGTTGCAGCAGAGAGAGGGGGTGAGTTTTGGGGGAGGAGTAAGAAGAGATATGCAGCTACagatgaagggagtacttACATGGGCAGAgtgaagaagaggaaaagtGGCAATGGGGAATCTGTGGAAGAATCAGGTCAGTTTATGAGCAGTGATGATTACTGGTTACATGTTGCTACACCTCAGGtgcctttctctctctcatgctCAGGTGAGGAGAGAGACGAGAGGGGGTGCTTCGACCCGCCTCCTCTCCCGCCTTTGTCGAACATCCCTTGGTTTGATTCTGTTGTGACTGAGGTTACTGATTCAGGGATGTCTAAGGATGTGCATCCTCACAGGGAGGTCTCAGCCTCGGGTTCTTCGAGCACTTCATCGGGTAGTCACAGCCTGGCTCTTGGGTTGGGCAGTAGTAACCCCACGCTCGAGCGTGAGGCCGCTGGCAATGGCTCGTCTTCTCGCAATCCGAGCGAGGTTGTGGCGGGGCACAATGGGAGTAGCCAAAGGGAGCATGAGTGTGTCGAGTTGATCAACTTAGTTGTGGCTTGTGTTGAGCAAATAGGCTCCAAGAACATTGCTGCAGTCAGCCATTGCCTTGCTAGGCTCGGCGAGCTTGCCTCCCCGCGAGGATCCCCTCTACACCGCCTCATCGCCTACTTCACCGAGGCCTTGGCCCTGCGCGTTGCAAGGCTATGGCCTCAAGTGTTCCACATCACGCCTCCTCGTGAGCTTGAGCACGTAGATGATGATGCGTTGAGGGTCTTAAATCAAGTGAGCCCGATCACCAAATTCGTGCATTTTACTTGCAATGAGATCCTGCTGAGGGCGTTGGAAGGGAAGGACAGGGTTCACATCATTGATTTTGACATCAAGCAAGGGCTACAGTGGCCTAGTTTGTTCCAGAGCTTGGCTTCTAGAGCAAGCCCTCCGAGCCACGTGAGGATCACAGGCATTGGTGAGTCGAAGCAGGAGCTGATGGAGACAGGGGATAGGCTAGCCGGTTTTGCTGAGGCGTTTAATCTCCCCTTTCAGTTCCATCCAGTGGTTGATAGGCTAGAGGATGTGAGGCTTTGGATGCTTCATGTGAAGGAGAAGGAGACAGTGGTGGCGAACTGCGTGTTTCAGCTGCATAAGATGCTATACGAAGGCAGCGCGTTGAGAGAGTTTTTGGGGTTGATCAGAAGCAGCAATGCTCAAGTGGTTGTAATGGCAGAGCAGGAAGCAGCACACAATGAGGCAACTTTGGATGCGAGGCTTTTCAATTCACTCAAGTACTACTCGGCCGTGTTTGACTCCATTGATTCGAGCCTCCCCTTGGAGAGTCCGGCAAGGATGAAGATGGAAGAGATGTTCGGGCGGGAGATAAGGAACATCATAGGTTGTGAGGGGCGACAACGGTTTGAGAGGCACGAGAAGTTTGACAAGTGGCAGCAGCTGATGGAGCAAGGAGGGTTTCGTTGCGTTGGAGTTAGTGAAAGAGAGCTGCTTCAAGGGCAGATGATGTTGAAGATGTACTCTTCTAACCACAATTATAGGGTGGAAGTGCAGCAAGGGTCGTCCTCGTCCTTGTCTCTGACCCTGAGCTGGTCGGATCAGCCTCTTTACGCTGTGTCAGCGTGGGCTCCGGTTAATGGTGGTGGAGGCTCGTCGTCGTTGTTGCCTCGTTGA